In Paenibacillus sp. G2S3, a single window of DNA contains:
- a CDS encoding formate/nitrite transporter family protein, producing MENEALLQVEQLALKKQKIFRQSVLRYIARAMLASMFIGFGVIVAFKTGNYFFMEHSPFAYPMAAITFGAAIILISYGGGDLFTGDTFYYTYTALRRKMKWSEVVRMWVMSYIGNILGAAAFALLIFLTGLFYSSDVNGFLLYVVEHKMEAPAGQLFFRAILCNWLVCMAFFIPMNIKGDGAKMFAMVLFVFCFFISGYEHSIANMCTFAIALVLDHPGTVSWGGVVHNLVPVTIGNLIGGGVLMGVMYYYVNKPFLDDTKH from the coding sequence ATGGAGAACGAGGCACTGCTACAGGTTGAACAATTAGCACTTAAGAAACAGAAGATCTTTCGGCAAAGTGTATTGCGCTATATTGCCAGAGCCATGCTGGCCAGTATGTTTATCGGCTTCGGTGTAATTGTAGCGTTCAAGACAGGTAACTACTTTTTTATGGAGCATTCACCATTTGCGTATCCAATGGCTGCGATTACTTTTGGAGCAGCGATCATCCTAATCTCATACGGTGGGGGAGACTTATTTACCGGGGATACTTTCTATTACACGTACACGGCTTTGAGACGAAAAATGAAATGGTCCGAGGTTGTACGCATGTGGGTCATGAGTTATATCGGTAACATTCTTGGTGCTGCTGCATTTGCATTGTTGATTTTTTTAACAGGATTGTTTTACAGCTCTGATGTAAATGGTTTTTTACTATATGTGGTTGAGCATAAAATGGAGGCTCCGGCAGGTCAGCTTTTTTTTCGTGCTATCCTCTGTAACTGGCTCGTTTGTATGGCTTTTTTCATTCCGATGAATATCAAAGGCGATGGGGCCAAAATGTTCGCAATGGTCTTATTCGTATTCTGTTTCTTCATTTCCGGTTATGAGCATAGTATTGCCAATATGTGTACCTTTGCGATTGCTTTGGTCCTTGACCATCCCGGGACGGTTTCGTGGGGCGGTGTGGTACATAACCTGGTGCCGGTTACAATCGGTAATCTAATTGGTGGTGGGGTTCTGATGGGGGTTATGTATTATTATGTGAACAAACCTTTTCTGGACGATACGAAGCATTAA
- a CDS encoding TPM domain-containing protein — translation MKKYIALFLLISVLWVPGVYAAEIPAQQGLVTDKAGMFSSAEATSISAAATGDLVTMHVLTVDSLNDTPAAKYADDTYASWGLSTRDILLLISAGDQSIELNFNNPGFQTSLNAWSQNQGGSSGSAAITALLDTYFIPYAREGDFAGGTKALIKAIHSIGESTGNAGGSTGSGSAVGSTDSGTGNGTSGKPGTSVSTASRSSSSIFTIAAILIGIVLILFALFLVITGLRRRKQLRVQQEQLSDLLVQANRALESLKPFQGIVQGKTEVLVEGISKRLSAKLVEISSLQSDEHGVQPPFYRLTALKAAVEQLQQTEASFRAALEEEEKNIAVISEADRNVKQRITELKEDTPDLEEQLQGAVKETGYELQEIAEELKELAEETSKADQLELFDPIAAQELTEDAQERQEKIEQDLKDVDLFDDKLNKFPTVLAAARTKITGIIEKNSLHNMKVKPYDRLEQARTESLTLETPLRKGDMDEVRRIGANLDRLLDEAVAMTEQQALLRQNNRRDLETFRTVWSQLKQRRDGLQNRITEAKIYFEEQHVAAVENILTEWSTRLREGASEVAQIENWTSDERGEYDKAHEALERLLSLQDEAARQYDGVSESLNALHERLDKATRLFSEGQSRVETTQRMLHSRGLSSRIRFELSLLPEYSALEQRLASRPYNLDELESLGHSYDSQITSFVNEANRLVRQKEEEERLAQLAIMREQQRRAQARKRMSSGPPSSGGFGGGRSSGGSSWGGGGGGGRSSGGSSWGGGGGKSGRNSSGGSKW, via the coding sequence TTGAAAAAGTATATAGCTTTATTCTTATTGATCAGCGTGTTATGGGTACCCGGTGTATACGCCGCCGAAATCCCTGCTCAGCAGGGATTAGTAACCGATAAAGCTGGAATGTTTAGTTCCGCAGAAGCGACGTCCATTTCTGCTGCTGCCACTGGAGATCTCGTTACTATGCATGTACTCACCGTAGATTCCTTAAACGATACTCCGGCCGCCAAGTACGCTGATGATACTTACGCCTCATGGGGGCTGTCCACCCGCGATATTCTCTTGCTGATCTCTGCTGGTGATCAGTCCATTGAACTGAATTTTAACAATCCAGGCTTTCAAACCTCGTTAAATGCCTGGTCCCAGAATCAAGGAGGGAGCTCAGGAAGTGCTGCCATTACAGCGTTACTTGATACTTATTTCATCCCTTATGCCAGAGAAGGAGACTTTGCCGGAGGGACGAAGGCTTTAATTAAAGCGATCCATTCCATCGGGGAGAGCACCGGAAATGCTGGAGGAAGTACAGGGAGTGGTAGCGCAGTTGGTAGCACGGACAGTGGTACAGGGAACGGTACCTCTGGCAAACCAGGGACCTCGGTCAGTACCGCAAGTCGCTCCAGTAGCTCCATATTTACGATTGCCGCCATTCTAATCGGAATCGTACTAATACTATTTGCGCTATTTTTAGTAATCACAGGTCTACGTCGACGTAAACAGCTACGCGTACAACAGGAGCAGTTATCCGATTTGCTAGTACAGGCCAATCGAGCATTGGAGTCATTAAAGCCATTTCAGGGGATCGTTCAGGGGAAAACCGAGGTGCTGGTAGAAGGCATTTCAAAACGACTCTCTGCAAAGCTCGTTGAAATCTCTTCACTGCAAAGTGATGAGCATGGTGTACAGCCACCCTTTTATCGTTTGACTGCCCTTAAGGCAGCCGTGGAACAATTGCAGCAGACAGAGGCCTCCTTCCGCGCAGCGCTTGAGGAGGAAGAGAAGAACATTGCTGTCATCAGTGAAGCTGATCGCAATGTTAAACAACGCATCACAGAACTGAAAGAGGATACCCCAGATCTTGAAGAGCAACTGCAAGGAGCAGTCAAAGAAACTGGATATGAGCTGCAAGAAATTGCGGAAGAGCTTAAAGAGCTTGCTGAGGAGACTTCAAAGGCAGATCAATTGGAGCTTTTTGATCCCATTGCTGCACAAGAGCTTACTGAGGACGCCCAAGAGCGTCAGGAAAAGATCGAACAGGATCTGAAGGATGTTGATCTCTTCGATGATAAGCTAAATAAATTTCCTACGGTATTAGCTGCAGCTCGTACCAAAATCACAGGGATCATCGAAAAGAATTCACTGCACAATATGAAGGTAAAGCCATATGACCGCCTGGAGCAAGCACGCACAGAGTCACTAACACTCGAAACACCGCTGCGTAAAGGAGATATGGATGAGGTACGCAGAATCGGCGCCAATCTGGATCGTCTCCTGGATGAGGCTGTGGCTATGACAGAGCAACAAGCACTTCTTCGGCAGAACAACCGCAGGGATTTAGAGACCTTCCGGACTGTATGGAGTCAATTAAAGCAGCGGCGAGACGGACTGCAGAACCGAATTACAGAAGCAAAAATATATTTTGAAGAACAACATGTAGCAGCTGTGGAGAACATCCTGACAGAGTGGAGTACACGCCTTCGGGAAGGTGCAAGTGAAGTAGCACAGATTGAGAATTGGACCAGTGATGAACGTGGAGAATATGACAAGGCCCACGAAGCGCTGGAGCGCTTGCTTTCGTTACAAGATGAGGCTGCCCGGCAATATGATGGTGTCTCAGAAAGTCTAAATGCACTCCATGAAAGACTGGATAAGGCCACTCGCCTCTTCTCCGAAGGGCAAAGCCGGGTAGAAACGACCCAGCGAATGTTGCATAGCAGAGGGTTATCTTCTAGAATTCGCTTCGAGTTATCCTTACTGCCGGAATACAGTGCACTGGAACAGCGCCTGGCATCCCGGCCTTACAATCTTGACGAACTGGAATCCCTAGGTCATTCTTATGATTCACAGATCACTTCCTTTGTGAATGAAGCGAACCGACTCGTTCGTCAGAAGGAAGAGGAAGAACGGCTAGCCCAATTAGCCATAATGAGAGAACAGCAACGTCGAGCGCAGGCCCGCAAACGGATGTCCTCTGGCCCACCTTCATCAGGTGGATTCGGTGGGGGACGCTCCTCCGGTGGCTCTTCCTGGGGCGGTGGCGGTGGCGGTGGCAGATCCTCCGGCGGTTCTTCTTGGGGCGGCGGCGGAGGGAAGTCTGGTCGAAATTCATCCGGTGGCTCCAAGTGGTAG
- a CDS encoding ATP-binding protein — MKIHTEWGKALEKTTGILTDETIIKASNQHCINQGIDPEQPPIFPKCYAADELGSQLHAYSEVIEVIDFFVNKFLSSVKGNPILVTISDDAGYLLAFKGDPTIIDLVGQVGIKEGVQLNKEVGTNSIALCLEHQRPFQLKGEDHYHQILHRLVCCTAPFYKEDGREILGTISFMADIDVAHPHLLPLLCTMADSIEREILLRRGNAELQLLNRILLDTNYLGVIITDELGTIVNINENCLTMLHLDGEHQESVIGASVFEIRNVGSYFQHVILQHEACAGLEVIQESNGMFEHYMLDVLPVYDSNACLARVIGSLRNITEMKKTEEVLRNTEKLVVAGQLAMSIAHEIRNPLTTVKGMLQLANKDSQLLHYDLIMSEVERMNLIVSEFLILGKPQAAHYRVEQCSTILQEVLSIFAIQVEMNNISLNTQFHYDAKIVCDRNQIKQVFLNILRNSMEALPFGGSITVALDVENGYQTITFTDNGEGMNQEVLEKLGEPFHTTRGDGNGLGIMIVKKIVSAHRGRVAIASEEGVGTVVTIYLPIK, encoded by the coding sequence TTGAAGATTCATACAGAATGGGGTAAGGCTTTGGAAAAGACAACAGGGATACTGACGGATGAGACTATTATTAAGGCTTCCAATCAGCATTGCATTAATCAAGGAATAGACCCTGAGCAGCCTCCTATTTTTCCAAAATGTTATGCTGCAGATGAACTGGGGTCACAACTCCATGCATATAGTGAAGTGATTGAGGTTATTGATTTTTTTGTGAACAAGTTTCTTTCTTCAGTAAAAGGCAATCCGATCCTTGTTACGATATCGGATGATGCAGGTTATCTATTGGCGTTCAAAGGGGATCCGACAATTATCGATCTCGTAGGGCAGGTTGGCATCAAAGAAGGTGTGCAACTGAACAAAGAAGTGGGTACAAATTCAATTGCGTTGTGTCTCGAACATCAGCGGCCTTTTCAATTGAAGGGAGAAGACCATTATCATCAAATTCTTCATCGTTTAGTGTGCTGTACGGCTCCCTTTTATAAAGAGGATGGACGTGAAATATTGGGGACGATATCATTTATGGCGGATATAGATGTGGCCCATCCCCACCTATTGCCTTTGCTTTGTACCATGGCTGACTCCATCGAACGCGAGATTTTGCTGCGTAGAGGAAATGCTGAGCTTCAGCTTTTAAATCGAATCCTATTGGATACGAATTACTTGGGTGTTATTATAACGGATGAACTCGGAACGATCGTCAATATAAATGAGAACTGCTTAACCATGCTTCATTTGGATGGTGAACATCAAGAATCTGTTATCGGTGCCAGTGTCTTCGAAATTCGGAATGTGGGCTCTTATTTTCAGCATGTCATTCTTCAGCATGAGGCATGTGCTGGGCTGGAAGTGATTCAGGAGAGCAACGGTATGTTTGAACATTATATGCTGGATGTGCTTCCGGTTTACGATTCGAATGCATGTTTGGCTCGTGTGATTGGGAGTCTTCGTAATATCACAGAGATGAAAAAAACGGAAGAAGTGCTGCGCAATACAGAGAAGCTAGTGGTCGCTGGACAGCTGGCCATGAGTATCGCGCATGAGATTCGAAATCCGCTGACCACAGTCAAAGGAATGCTTCAACTGGCCAATAAAGATTCGCAACTGCTACATTATGATCTTATTATGTCAGAAGTAGAAAGAATGAACCTCATTGTGAGCGAGTTCCTCATACTAGGTAAACCGCAGGCTGCGCATTATAGGGTAGAACAATGTAGTACGATTCTGCAGGAAGTGCTCAGCATCTTTGCGATTCAAGTGGAGATGAATAATATATCGCTGAACACGCAATTCCATTATGATGCTAAAATCGTATGTGATCGTAATCAGATCAAGCAAGTCTTCCTAAACATCCTAAGAAACTCAATGGAAGCCTTGCCCTTCGGTGGAAGCATTACAGTAGCCCTAGATGTGGAGAATGGGTATCAGACAATTACCTTCACAGACAACGGAGAGGGTATGAACCAGGAGGTACTGGAGAAATTAGGCGAGCCTTTTCACACGACCAGAGGCGACGGTAATGGACTGGGAATCATGATTGTTAAAAAGATCGTATCTGCACATAGAGGACGCGTGGCTATAGCTAGTGAAGAGGGCGTAGGTACAGTGGTTACGATTTATCTACCAATAAAATAA
- a CDS encoding toxic anion resistance protein produces MSTQLIQLKKEDEQKVVEEAAQLIEKVSQTDTVTLDSLMDDIGKLGVKTQEKAGQTLKLLDRPVNDLMSGKRVEVPNMIMKLRNECENLQQSKNVSFFGKMLRKSPMKNYVYKYQSVRTNIDAIVTGLRDGRDTLEESIVNMRQLKRTSMEEIYNLQTKIAFGNKLKELFEVEIAKPENEFRKAYLERGLRKVMVRIQSMTEMILLYNQAIAATDIINDNNDKLIDSVNNAIDKTSNLITVSAMIAMSLADQENVINAVEATNKTIEDQFKENARLLRTTTEKTTELLSKPSMSMEAVNQAIGDLLSALDTSEQSNRRIIESCQDYTSKMTAINTQLGNRLGLNEADKPQALKQGEAESQLSSFLN; encoded by the coding sequence ATGTCCACGCAGTTGATCCAATTAAAAAAAGAAGATGAACAAAAGGTAGTCGAGGAAGCCGCGCAATTGATTGAGAAGGTATCCCAAACGGATACTGTTACACTAGATTCCTTGATGGATGATATCGGTAAGCTTGGGGTTAAGACGCAGGAAAAAGCAGGACAAACCTTGAAGCTGCTGGATCGCCCAGTGAATGACCTGATGTCAGGCAAACGCGTTGAAGTGCCTAACATGATTATGAAGCTGCGGAACGAGTGTGAGAATCTGCAGCAGAGTAAGAATGTGAGCTTCTTCGGCAAGATGTTGCGCAAGAGTCCGATGAAGAATTATGTGTACAAATATCAGTCGGTCCGCACGAACATTGATGCCATAGTTACAGGGCTTCGCGATGGTAGAGATACCCTCGAAGAGAGCATTGTGAATATGCGTCAGCTGAAACGTACCTCCATGGAAGAGATTTATAACCTGCAGACCAAAATTGCCTTCGGCAATAAGCTGAAAGAGCTGTTCGAGGTGGAGATTGCGAAGCCGGAGAATGAGTTCCGTAAAGCTTATCTGGAGCGTGGTCTGCGAAAAGTAATGGTTCGTATTCAGTCGATGACAGAAATGATTCTGCTGTACAATCAAGCCATTGCTGCTACAGACATCATCAACGATAATAATGATAAACTGATTGATTCCGTAAATAATGCCATTGATAAGACTTCTAATCTAATCACAGTGTCGGCAATGATTGCGATGTCGTTAGCGGATCAGGAGAATGTTATCAACGCTGTAGAAGCGACGAATAAGACGATTGAAGATCAGTTTAAAGAAAATGCACGTCTGCTGCGTACCACTACGGAGAAAACAACCGAGTTGCTATCTAAGCCTTCTATGTCTATGGAAGCTGTGAATCAAGCGATCGGCGATCTGCTTAGCGCACTAGACACTTCAGAACAGTCCAACCGACGTATTATTGAGAGCTGCCAGGATTATACATCTAAAATGACGGCTATCAATACCCAGCTTGGCAATCGTTTAGGATTGAATGAGGCGGACAAGCCTCAGGCGCTGAAGCAAGGAGAAGCTGAGAGTCAATTGAGCAGTTTCTTGAACTAA
- a CDS encoding S-layer homology domain-containing protein: MGRKFRGILAGALGVNMLFSSLGVVTAQNSNDYEGHWAQKAIDSWLDSGKLKGFEDGSVKPNQTITRAEFMTLVNRAFNYTKLAKISYDDVPSTNWAYNEIARAVEAGYIKGFNNEMRPNAPINRQEAAVIISRLLKLEGGSVDELKVFSDAGQIAAWSKESVASAVKAGVLKGYPNGTFAPGQALTRAESLTLIDSAEALTPVVLPTASPVTTSLPSVAPTATATTASAGGGSGGGGGGGGAGGGEIEATSTPTATPKATPTATPTASPTPIPEPTMPIKELPALDIHITSTSNESVTNSVYLKVDFSKVFGTIVNQNDQITYYITSEPINDRDLRWGLTNLNSYITMSGYTARLIPEITVSSSYIDGGGDGEKYVSVVVRNFKEEITGYYTQKMNLKFSQTEQASDIVKLESGVTITQEKIIYDGWLNPGEYYSDVIDVTNAYAQLKGNAVSYTISPRYYRDMDMNPQASEIITTPHMLYKDTRIRVVETTYSSGGATSPGYIPIVYESYYNYKTYNEAEYMIVFYDTNLKAIAYYEGKVQLSDELAVEAAEKRIDDIPISLGLKEEDTINRATRAYEALNESLRGRISEQRKVKLMNAQETLEKLKKSGPLQNLALVSSYIGIREFQLNGTLVNAYTIDFPDTLRREIGSFSYYITKNPITGNDLEAPSIYGKYAFSEINKILLPIRDKIGDYNVTIVYYDKADKPLRYTTKQMNFSALSPAWDNSAVQVLDGVTMERHYGNGGRVDFIDVQNYVRSHREAVYFTVTSRSMLEKEQAFTVENVVKNLNQVYQGMAVFNSSDPALNGQTEEYIVIFYDKDYKAMSYYTGVLKD, from the coding sequence ATGGGCAGAAAGTTTAGGGGAATATTAGCTGGCGCACTGGGCGTAAATATGCTTTTTAGTTCTTTAGGGGTAGTAACAGCACAAAATAGCAATGATTACGAAGGTCATTGGGCTCAAAAAGCTATTGATAGCTGGTTAGACAGCGGCAAGTTGAAGGGGTTTGAGGATGGTTCTGTAAAGCCAAATCAAACCATAACAAGAGCTGAGTTTATGACATTGGTCAACCGTGCGTTTAATTATACGAAGCTAGCTAAGATTAGTTACGATGATGTGCCTTCTACTAACTGGGCATATAATGAGATAGCGAGAGCAGTTGAAGCCGGATATATCAAAGGATTTAACAACGAGATGCGTCCGAATGCTCCAATTAACCGCCAGGAAGCAGCAGTCATTATTAGCAGACTGTTGAAACTGGAAGGGGGTAGTGTTGATGAACTGAAGGTGTTTAGCGATGCTGGACAAATTGCTGCATGGAGCAAAGAAAGCGTTGCTTCAGCAGTTAAAGCTGGTGTTCTGAAAGGATACCCTAATGGGACTTTTGCGCCTGGACAGGCATTAACCCGTGCAGAGTCCTTGACACTGATTGATTCGGCTGAGGCTCTTACACCTGTAGTGTTGCCGACAGCTTCTCCAGTTACAACTTCTTTGCCTAGTGTTGCGCCAACGGCAACGGCAACTACAGCATCCGCTGGCGGAGGCAGTGGGGGCGGAGGTGGAGGTGGAGGTGCTGGTGGTGGTGAAATTGAGGCAACTTCTACTCCAACAGCGACACCAAAAGCCACACCGACAGCGACACCCACTGCGTCACCAACGCCAATCCCGGAACCAACAATGCCTATAAAAGAATTGCCAGCCTTAGATATTCATATTACCTCTACTTCAAATGAGTCCGTCACAAATTCCGTTTATCTGAAAGTTGACTTTAGTAAAGTTTTTGGCACAATAGTGAATCAAAATGATCAGATCACTTACTATATTACATCCGAGCCGATTAATGACAGAGATCTCCGCTGGGGCCTCACTAATCTTAACTCATATATAACTATGTCCGGTTATACAGCTCGACTTATACCCGAAATCACGGTGTCTTCTAGTTATATAGATGGAGGTGGAGATGGAGAAAAGTATGTATCGGTTGTTGTTAGAAACTTTAAAGAAGAAATCACAGGATACTACACCCAAAAGATGAACTTGAAGTTCTCACAAACGGAGCAAGCCAGTGACATTGTGAAGTTGGAAAGTGGAGTAACCATTACACAAGAAAAAATTATCTATGATGGTTGGTTAAATCCAGGGGAATATTATTCTGATGTTATTGATGTTACAAATGCCTATGCGCAGTTAAAGGGGAATGCGGTTTCTTATACAATCTCCCCTAGGTATTATCGGGATATGGACATGAATCCTCAAGCTAGCGAGATCATTACTACTCCACATATGCTGTATAAGGATACTAGGATTAGAGTGGTCGAAACTACTTATTCTTCCGGCGGGGCAACATCACCAGGGTATATTCCTATTGTTTACGAGTCCTATTATAATTATAAAACCTACAATGAAGCAGAATATATGATTGTGTTCTATGACACCAATTTGAAGGCTATCGCTTATTACGAAGGAAAAGTTCAATTAAGTGACGAATTGGCAGTTGAAGCTGCCGAGAAGAGGATTGACGATATTCCGATCAGTCTAGGGTTGAAGGAAGAGGATACTATAAATAGGGCCACTAGAGCCTATGAGGCACTTAATGAATCACTCCGTGGGAGGATTAGTGAACAGCGTAAAGTGAAACTTATGAATGCTCAAGAAACTCTTGAAAAACTTAAGAAATCAGGGCCGTTACAGAACCTCGCGCTTGTCTCTTCCTATATTGGTATTAGAGAATTTCAACTCAACGGTACGTTAGTTAATGCGTATACTATAGACTTCCCGGATACTTTAAGAAGAGAGATTGGAAGCTTTTCTTACTATATTACTAAAAATCCGATCACTGGGAACGATTTAGAGGCTCCTAGTATTTACGGTAAATATGCTTTTTCGGAGATTAATAAAATACTACTGCCTATTCGGGATAAGATAGGTGATTATAACGTAACGATAGTTTATTACGATAAGGCAGATAAGCCACTGCGCTATACGACAAAGCAGATGAACTTTTCAGCCCTTTCTCCAGCATGGGACAATTCTGCGGTTCAAGTGTTGGATGGAGTGACTATGGAACGTCATTATGGCAACGGCGGACGTGTAGACTTTATTGATGTCCAAAACTACGTACGCTCACACCGGGAGGCTGTATATTTCACAGTCACATCAAGATCAATGCTGGAAAAAGAACAAGCTTTTACGGTCGAAAATGTGGTGAAGAATTTGAATCAGGTCTATCAAGGAATGGCCGTTTTCAATTCTTCTGATCCGGCTTTAAATGGACAGACAGAAGAATATATCGTTATATTTTATGATAAAGATTATAAGGCAATGAGCTACTACACAGGGGTCCTGAAAGACTAA